One window of the Rhodococcus sovatensis genome contains the following:
- a CDS encoding MFS transporter: MSGPTMTSNDTSEITRPNWPVLTLAFIAVVLDGYDTIALGLSVPSLARDWDVSASHFTPALALTSLGVAIGYIAVGRLVARFGCRNVVLVAVGVFTIGSLLTAWAGSIVELTALRFVTGLGLGAVMPAAVAQATALNPARFRQSIAVFVTMGISLGALIAGVAGSQLVSNFGWPSVFIVGAVASAVLFPFLWFGLPDERAVIGSVPVADAKRSASVARLFDSEVRTRTLLLWAFAFLVFSVFYIFSSWLPTLLISYGFSTGLAPLGSAALGVGSIIGAGILIVGVLKFKMTSVLTGTTAAAIVFLVISAFLGPDKALLLLVFGGVGLGLQAGMIGQAAVAVSIYPQRTAATGVGWASSMGRLGSVVGPIVGGALIGLGTATSTIVLLACIPVFAALIVVVILGRVRTPALSEQDVASHARA; the protein is encoded by the coding sequence ATGAGCGGACCGACCATGACAAGTAATGACACCTCCGAGATCACACGGCCCAACTGGCCAGTGCTGACACTGGCTTTCATCGCCGTTGTGCTCGACGGCTACGACACCATCGCGCTGGGACTCTCGGTTCCATCGCTCGCCCGAGACTGGGATGTGTCGGCGTCGCACTTCACTCCTGCCCTGGCATTAACGAGTCTCGGGGTCGCGATCGGTTACATCGCGGTCGGTCGGCTCGTTGCCCGGTTCGGATGTCGCAACGTCGTCCTGGTCGCCGTCGGGGTGTTCACCATCGGCTCGTTGCTGACAGCATGGGCCGGTTCCATCGTCGAACTCACAGCACTTCGCTTCGTCACCGGCCTCGGACTGGGTGCAGTCATGCCCGCTGCGGTCGCACAGGCTACTGCTCTGAACCCCGCGAGGTTCCGCCAGTCCATCGCAGTATTCGTCACCATGGGCATTTCTCTCGGCGCCCTGATCGCAGGCGTTGCCGGCAGCCAGTTGGTGAGCAACTTCGGATGGCCGTCCGTGTTCATCGTCGGTGCAGTCGCCTCGGCAGTGTTGTTCCCGTTCCTCTGGTTCGGGCTTCCCGACGAGCGCGCGGTGATCGGCAGCGTTCCCGTCGCCGACGCCAAGCGCAGCGCATCGGTCGCCCGGTTGTTCGATTCCGAGGTGCGCACCCGAACACTTCTCCTGTGGGCCTTCGCGTTCCTCGTGTTCTCCGTCTTCTACATCTTCTCCTCGTGGCTACCGACACTGCTGATCAGCTACGGCTTCAGCACCGGTCTCGCGCCACTCGGCTCCGCTGCACTCGGAGTCGGAAGCATCATCGGTGCAGGCATCCTCATCGTCGGCGTACTCAAGTTCAAGATGACGTCCGTACTGACCGGCACCACGGCGGCCGCCATAGTTTTCCTCGTGATCTCGGCGTTCCTCGGGCCGGACAAGGCGCTGCTGCTTTTGGTCTTCGGTGGCGTCGGCCTAGGTTTGCAGGCAGGCATGATCGGCCAAGCCGCTGTAGCGGTATCGATCTACCCTCAGCGCACCGCTGCAACCGGCGTCGGCTGGGCATCGTCGATGGGTCGCCTCGGCTCCGTCGTCGGACCGATCGTCGGCGGCGCACTCATCGGCCTCGGGACCGCGACCAGCACCATCGTGCTGCTCGCCTGCATCCCTGTATTCGCCGCTCTGATCGTCGTGGTGATCCTCGGCCGAGTTCGTACCCCAGCCCTTTCCGAGCAGGACGTCGCGTCGCACGCTCGGGCGTGA